One Drosophila virilis strain 15010-1051.87 chromosome 5, Dvir_AGI_RSII-ME, whole genome shotgun sequence DNA window includes the following coding sequences:
- the gcl gene encoding protein germ cell-less has protein sequence MGQIVGSMQNNVAEVFGGRRKRRRSTDTTASQEERERAQLDAKSPKKKKLLTTTQYIYNALFKEQKNSDVAVMALDKVWHLHKVYLSQSPYFYSMFNGSWKEAQQNFVHIKILDDRINTDSLDAVFGSMYSDEIEIEVKDVIPVLATATLFHLDGIIDKCAEVMVDSINAETAIQYYEAACQYGVLSVKKSTFQWFQINLLSIYNKNPNLLRHISIDLMTLLTASHDLYVMQTEFSLYTLLRTWMFLQLHPQYDPEDPVQRAEAQKTQERLVNAGVETHTPSVDVVQWTYFASRMEERSFLATPEGQAYVPVFQKLRTQYLTNHYMDLKIIFNDNIIPKEWLYRHIHSHWDALLRIDHGQEDGSPQQLDKEQFFENCMRCGRLLLEPGYQKWRWTGFNYGMDLILIMDSRRLNIRRHHRHEHERVLSLQTKRKFMIRTTVTSINAQRQPVFTQTSEITTLSLEKNEEVSLMVLDPKLVHPLLISINMLVVMPPNQSFKEIVPQSEDSSLSATAIPISEIGASCERSLTPASADDSAVCVSGDSEASTPSSPSMGLRPAGRFSWPRGNAARTSDGESLCRDVAC, from the exons ATGGGCCAAATTGTTGGATCCATGCAAAACAATGTGGCGGAGGTGTTCGGCGGCCGACGGAAGCGTAGACGTAGCACAGACACGACTGCGTCCCAGGAGGAGCGCGAGCGGGCGCAACTGGACGCAAAATCGCCGAAAAA AAAGAAGCTGCTGACGACCACACAGTATATATACAATGCTCTGTTCAAGGAGCAAAAGAACTCGGATGTGGCTGTGATGGCATTAGACAAGGTGTGGCATCTGCACAAGGTCTATCTTAGCCAGAGTCCCTACTTTTACAGCATGTTCAATGGTTCGTGGAAGGAGGCACAACAAAATTTTGTGCACATTAAAATACTCGACGATCGGATCAATACGGATAGCCTGGACGCAGTGTTTGGCTCCATGTACTCGGATGAAATAGAGATTGAAGTCAAAGATGTGATACCCGTTCTGGCTACAGCCACACTCTTCCATCTGGATGGCATCATCGACAAGTGCGCCGAAGTGATGGTGGACAGCATCAATGCAGAAACTGCCATTCAGTACTATGAGGCTGCCTGCCAGTACGGTGTGTTGAGCGTCAAGAAGTCCACCTTTCAGTGGTTCCAGATCAATCTACTTAGCATTTACAATAAGAATCCCAATCTGCTGCGGCACATATCCATTGATCTAATGACTTTGCTAACTGCCAGCCACGATCTGTACGTGATGCAAACAGAGTTCTCGCTTTACACACTCCTGCGCACCTGGATGTTTCTACAGCTGCATCCTCAGTACGATCCAGAGGATCCTGTGCAACGCGCTGAGGCACAAAAGACACAGGAACGACTGGTCAATGCCGGCGTGGAGACGCACACGCCCAGCGTGGATGTTGTTCAATGGACGTACTTTGCTAGCCGCATGGAGGAGCGTTCCTTTCTGGCCACGCCTGAGGGTCAGGCATATGTGCCCGTATTCCAGAAACTGCGCACTCAGTACCTGACCAATCACTATATGGATCTGAAGATTATATTCAACGACAACATCATTCCTAAGGAGTGGCTCTACAGGCACATACACAGCCACTGGGATGCCCTGCTGCGCATCGATCACGGCCAGGAGGATGG GAGTCCGCAGCAGCTGGACAAGGAGCAGTTCTTCGAGAACTGCATGCGCTGCGGTCGTTTGCTGCTCGAGCCTGGATATCAGAAGTGGCGCTGGACGGGCTTCAATTATGGAATGGATCTCATACTCATTATGGACTCGCGGCGACTGAACATACGACGCCACCATCGGCACGAGCACGAGCGGGTGCTCAGTTTGCAGACGAAACGAAAGTTTATGATACGCACCACGGTCACATCGATTAATGCGCAGCGCCAGCCGGTGTTTACCCAGACGTCGGAGATCACAACGCTCAGCCTGGAGAAGAACGAGGAGGTGTCGCTGATGGTGCTTGACCCAAAGCTGGTGCATCCGCTGCTCATATCCATTAACATGCTGGTCGTGATGCCGCCCAACCAGAGCTTCAAGGAGATTGTGCCGCAGAGCGAGGATTCGTCGCTGTCGGCAACCGCCATACCTATCTCAGAGATTGGGGCCAGCTGCGAGCGCTCCTTGACGCCAGCCAGCGCCGATGATTCAGCTGTTTGTGTTAGTGGCGATTCGGAGGCATCGACACCATCCTCGCCGTCCATGGGACTTCGACCAGCTGGACGCTTCAGTTGGCCGCGCGGTAATGCGGCCAGGACTAGCGACGGCGAGTCCTTATGTCGTGACGTGGCGTGTTGA